The window TGTGCGTGGCGGCCATTGGTTTCGACATCGCGGCGCAACGTCGTCACCTCGAAACCTTCGCCATCGATCACCAGCGTTACCGTGCCGTGTTCGATGCCGGTCGGCACCGCCTTGATGCCCGCAGCCTTGGCCCGCGCAACAACCACATCAGGGGTTAGCGTCGTCGCCATGTCGACATCGACGACCGGCAGGTCCATCAGCGCATTGCGCACCGCGCCGCCAACGATCCGCACCTCGCCGCCATCGGCATTCAGAAGCGTAAAGATGCGCTTGAGCGCCGGTTTTTGAAACCAGTCCCGCCCGGCAAGGCTGCTCATGAATAAAACCTCTCGTAAATCGTCCTGACGATGCCCGCCGTAATGCCCCAAATGTAGCGTTCGCCATAGGGCATTTCATAGAAAAACCGCTCCTTCCCCTGAAAGATGCGGCTGCCGCGCCCGTGATTGGCCGGGTCCATCAGAAAGGACAGCGGCACTTCGAAAACCTCATCCACTTCGGTTGGATTGAGCGTCAGGTCGAAGCCGGGCCGAACGATCGACAGCACCGGCTTGATGCGAAAACCCGTCCCGGAAATATAGTCCGGCAGGCGCCCGACCGTTTCCACGAAGGACCTGGAAAGGCCGATTTCCTCTTCCGTCTCGCGCAGCGCCGCCTCTTCCGGCGTCCGGTCCTCGGCATCGATGCCGCCGCCCGGAAATGAAATCTGGCCGGAATGTTTGCGCAGGGTGGCCGTGCGCTGGGTGAAGATCACCCGCGCATCGTTGCCATCGTCAATGACCGGCACCAGCACGGCGGCGTCCTTCAGCCTGATGCCGTTTCCAGACAGCACCACGCCCGGATTGAGCACATGGTCGCCATGCTCCCGTTCCGCCACGCCCTCGCCTTCCTGCAGCACGCGGCAGCGGAAATCGGCGGCGGTAAAAGTCTTGAATGCCGTTGTCGTCATTGCGAAAGCCGTTCCAGTTCCTTGGCGGGCATCACCGGAAAAGTCACCCCGCCCGAGCGCACGGCGAACATGTCGACGCCCTCCACTTCGATCACCTCGCCAAGTGCGACGAGATCATACATCACCGCCCGCGACACGAGCGCTTCCAGCCTGCCGCGCACCAGAAGATAGGGCTTCAATTCCCGGTTCTCACCGAAAACCTCGAACCGCAGCGGATGCTCCGGCCCCACCTCCACCACATCGCCGACATTGGTGCGGAAGGTCAGCAGCGGCTCGCCATCATCCTCACCCGCCGTCAGCTTCATTTCCACGGCGACGAAAGGCGCATCCACGACGCGGATGCCGACTTTTTCCACAGGAGTTACGAGATAGGTTTTGCCGTCCTCATCCTTGCGCAGAACCGTGGAAAACAGCCGCACCAGCGGCGCCCTGCCGATGGGTGTACCGAGGTAGAACCAAGTGCCATCGGCGCGGATTTCCATGTCGAGATCGCCGCAAAAGGGCGGATTCCAGCGTTCCACCGGGGCCGGCCCGCGTTTGGCGACGCCGGTCTGTTCGGCGGCGCGGGAAATCATCGCCGCAAGCCCGGCCGCATCATCAGCCGAATTTATCGTCTCCGCTGCCATATTCGAGTCTCGCTTTGCCGATAAGGAAATACTAAGTCACGACATAGTCATTCGAATGGCGCTTGTCAGCGGCCAAGAGAGCAATAAGCTATATGCAGCGCAAAATCCGTCCCGGCCGACTGCCAGCAAAACCGGGATGTGACTGTGACAGCGGCGAAGGTATGAGGAGAGCGACATGGGCGTGATGAATACCGGCGAAACCCTCGATGAAAAGGCCATCGTCGCCGCGGCTGAAAAGGCGCTTTCCGACATTGCGGCCATCCGCACGGAAGTCTCCAAGGTCATTTTCGGCCAGGAAAAAGTGGTACAGAACACGCTTCTCGCCATCCTCTCCGGCGGCCATGCGCTGCTCGTCGGCGTTCCCGGCCTCGCCAAGACCAAGCTCGTCACCACGCTCGGCACCGTGCTCGGCCTCGATGCCAATCGCATCCAGTTCACGCCGGACCTGATGCCCTCGGACATCCTCGGTTCCGAAGTCATGGATCAGGACGAAAACGGTCGCCGTTCCTTCCGTTTCATCAAGGGTCCGATTTTCGGCCAGCTGCTGATGGCCGACGAAATCAACCGCGCCAGCCCGCGCACGCAGTCCGCACTTTTGCAGGCCATGCAGGAATATCATATCACCATGGCCGGCCAGACCTATGAGCTGCCGAAGCCGTTCCACGTTCTCGCCACCCAGAACCCGCTGGAGCAGGAAGGCACCTATCCGCTGCCCGAAGCGCAGCTCGACCGCTTCCTGCTTCAGGTCGATGTCGGTTATCCCGAGCTTGCCGCCGAACGCCAGATCCTGCTCGACACGACGGGCACCGCCTCCGGCGAAGCACGCGGCGTGATCGATGCCGGGCGCCTGATGGAAATCCAGGCCCTCATCCGCCAGATGCCGGTCAGCGACAAGGTGGTGGATGCGATCCTCTCGCTCGTCCGCTCCGCTCGCCCCGGCCATGGCAACAAATTGACCGACAAACACGTTGTCTGGGGTCCGGGTCCGCGCGCCGGCCAGTCGCTGATGCTGACGGCCCGCGCCCGTGCGCTCTATGAAGGCCGGCTCGCGCCGTCGCTGGACGATGTCCATGCGCTGGCCGAACCGGTGCTGGAACACCGCATGGCGCTGACCTTTGCGGCCCGCGCCGAAGGCATGTCGGTGCGCGATGTTATCGCAGCCCTCGTGGAGCAGGCGAAGAACTGAAGCGACGTTCGCGAAAGGACTGCATGTGGCATCCATCGGCCAGATCGTAGACAAGACGCCGGGTAGCGAAGTTCTGGCGCGTGCACGCCAGCGCGCAGCCCTGGTGCCGGACTGCATGGTCGAGGCAAAGCGCATCGCCAACACCGTCACCGCCGGCTGGCACGGCCGTCGCAAGCGCGGCATCGGCGAAAATTTCTGGCAGTTCCGCCCCTATGCCGAAGGCGAAAGCCTGTCGCGCATCGACTGGCGGCGCTCGGCCCGCGACGACCATACCTATGTGCGCGACCGGGAATGGGAAGCCGCCCACACCATCTGGCTCTGGGCCGACATGTCGCCATCGATGATGTTCAAATCCACCCTCGGCTCGGTCTCCAAGGAAAGCCGCGCATTGGTGCTGATGCTGGCGCTGGCGGAAATCCTCGCGCGCTCGGGCGAGCGCATCGGCTGCCCCGGCATCATGGAGCCGGTTTCGGCCAGAAATGCCGCTGAACGGCTGGCCGCCGCCATCATGCATGCACCGCTGACGACAGGTATGCCGGAAACGGGCATGATCCGTGGCGCGAGCGACATCGTCCTCATCGGCGATTTTCTCGATGACGCCAAAGCCGTGATGGAGCGGATTTCGCCTCTGGCGCGGCGCGGCCTGCGCGGCCACGTGGTGGAAATTGCCGATCCGGCCGAAGAGACCTTCCCCTATTCCGGCCGCACCGAATTCACCGACCCGGAAACCGGCGAAAAACTGGTGTCCGGCCGTGCGGAGACCATTCGCGAGGATTACACCCGCGCCTATCTCGCAAGGCGTGAGGCGCTGTCCTCGTCGCTGCGCCGTCTCGGCTGGAACTTCGTGTTCCACCGCACCGATCATCTCGCTTCCGAGGCGCTCGTCGCCATGCACATGTATCTTTCCGGCGCGCCAGCACAGGGCGGTGGGCACAGATGAGCGCATTGCCTTTCGTCTTCACCAGCCCCTATATCCTCTTCGGCCTCTTGGCGCTGCCCGCCATCTGGTGGCTGCTGCGGCTCACCCCGCCGCGCCCCAAGGCGGAAGTGTTTCCGCCGCTGAAAATCCTGGCGACGGTGCTGAAACGCGAGGAAACGCCCTCGAAAAGTCCGTGGTGGCTGACCCTGCTGCGCATGGCGCTTGCCGCCGCGGTGATTTTCGCGCTGGCCGATCCGGTGGTGAACCCGCGCAACAACAGCATTGCCGGCAGCGGCCCGCTAGTGCTGGTGGTCGACAATAGCTGGGCCTCCGCGCCCGACTGGGAAAGACGCGTGGCCACCGCTCAGGCCCTGATCGGCGATGCGGAGCGCGCCGACCGCCCCGTCTCCATCAGCTTCACCGCCGATGCGGAACATGACGCCGTACCGGGAACGACAGCCGTTGCACTGGAAAAACTCGCCGCAGCAAAGCCGAAGCCGCTCGTTCCAGATCGTATCCGCACGGCGGAAGCCATCACTGAGGCGCTGAACGGCGCGGCCCCCGGCACGATTGCCTATATTGCCGATGGTGTTCAAACCGCGCAGGATGAAAGCGCGATGAGAACGCTTGCCAGCCTCTCCCCCGCCGAATTCCGCATCGTGAAGGGCGACGGCAAGGCGATCGCCGCCATTACCGGCGCCACCAATAATGCCGATGCCATGAGCGTCACACTGTCGCGCCTCGATACCACCGAAGCCACCCGGCTGACCGTCAATGCACAGGACAGCCAGGGCCGCATCCTCGCCAACGGCATCGCGCACTTCGCGCCCGGCGCGGCCGAAACCACTGCGACGGTGGAAGCACCTTTCGAACTGCGCAACGATTTCGCCCGCCTCTCCCTCGAAGGCGTGTCGACGGCGGGTGCGGTGCATCTTCTGGATGACGGTTTCCGCCGCCGCCGCGTGGCGCTGCTCGCCGGCGAAACCGGCAATGATTTCCAGCCGCTGCTGCAGCCGCTTTATTACATCAGCCGCGCGCTTCAGCCTTTCGCCGATCTCATTCCGCAGCGGCAGGCCGATCTGGCGCAGGCGATCCCGGAAATCCTGCAATCTAACCCTTCCGTCATCGTCATGGCCGATATCGGCCGCCTGCCGCAGGAAACCTATGAGCCGATGCAGCGCTGGCTGGCCGGCGGCGGCACGCTCATCCGTTTTGCCGGGCCGCGCCTTGCCGCAGCGCCCGCCGACGATCCACTGGTGCCGGTGACGCTCCGGCAGGGTGAACGCGCGCTTGGCGGCGCGCTCTCCTGGGCCGAACCGCAGCCGCTTGCCGATTTCCCGAATTTCGGCGCCTTTGCCGGCATGCCGAAGGCCGACGGCGTGCTCGTCAAGCGTCAGGTTCTGGCCGAACCGACACCGGATCTGGCCGAACGCACCTGGGCAAGCCTTGCCGATGGTACGCCGCTCGTCACCACCCGCACCGTCGAGGCGGGCCGCATCGTGCTCTTCCATGTCAGCGCCGAAGCGAGCTGGTCCGACCTGCCGATCTCTGGCCATTTCGTCGATATGCTGCGCCGTATCGTGCAATTGTCGAAGGCGGGTGGCGCTTCCGCCAACGCCAATGCGCCAGCCGCCGCCCTGCCGCCCTTCCGGCTGTTGACGGCCGAAGGCGCGCTTTCAGCCGAAATCGGCGCGGCCCGGCCGCTGGAAATGCGCGCCGGCCAGCCGCCCCGCACCGGTTTCGACAATCCCCCCGGCCTCTATGGCACAGAGGATGGTTTCGTGGCTCTCAACCTCCTGCCGGCAGGCGCGACGCTGCGCCCGCTCGATACGTCCGCCGCCGGTGTCAGCACCACCAGCGAAGCCCTGATCGGCGAAACGGCGAAATCGCTGCGCCCCGCGCTCTTCATCGCCGCCTTCCTGATGTTGATTGCCGACAGCCTGATCGTGCTCTTCATGAACGGCGCCTTCGCACGCCTGCCGAAAGCCCGCAGCGCCACCGCCGCCGCCGTGCTTCTGGCGCTTGGCGCCTTTGCCGCCATGTCGCCAACCGATGCCCGCGCCGACGATCCCAAACCCGGCGACGAGCAGATTTTCGAGCGACTGGACACCACCCATCTCGCTTATGTCCGCACCGGCGAAGACGATGTCGACCGCATTTCCGAGCAGGGTTTGCAGGGGTTAAGCGAATTCCTGACCTGGCGCACGACGCTGGAGCCCGGCCAGCCGGTCGGCCTCGATATTTCCAAGGATGAGCTATCCTTCTATCCCATCATCTACTGGCCGGTTTCCGCGACGGCACCCATGCCCTCAAGCGCCGCCATCTCACGCATCGACGCCTATATGCGCGCCGGCGGCACCGTGCTGTTCGATACACGCGACCAGTTCTCTTCGCTCGATACCGGTGCGACCAGCCCTAACGGCGAACGTCTGCAGGCGATCCTCGCCAATATCGATATCCCACCGCTGGAGCCCGTGCCGGAAGACCACGTTCTGACGCGCTCTTTCTACCTGCTCACCAATTTCCCCGGCCGTTACAACGGCTCGCCGCTCTGGGTGGAATCGCGGCAGGGGGCGGCGAAGACCACCTCCGGCCTCTCCTCCTCCGGCGATGGCGTGACGCCGATCATGATAACGGGCAATGATTTAGCGGGCGCATGGGCCGTCGATCCGCAAGGCGCGCCGGTTCTGCCAACGGTGCCGCCGGATGAGATGCAGCGCGAACATGCCTTCCGCTCCGGCGTCAACATCATGATGTATATGCTGACCGGCAACTACAAGGCCGATCAGGTTCACGTTCCCGCACTTCTCGAACGGTTGGGGCAGTGACATGACATTGACCTTCGCACCCTTCCTGCCGTGGATCGTGATCGCCGTTCTGGCCGTCGCCGCCCTTCTCCTCTCCTTCATCGGCCTGTGGCGCGGTGTGCGTGGCGCATGGCTGCGCGGGCTGGCGCTTGCCGCCCTGCTTGCGGCCATCGCCAATCCGCTGCTGACGCAGGAGGAGCGCGAGCCGCTCTCCACCATCGTTCCCGTCATCGTCGACCGTTCGCAGAGCCAGGACGTGCAGGACCGGCCGCAGATGACCGATACGGCGCTGGAGACGCTGAAAGACCGGCTGTCCCGCTTCCCGCGCATCGAACCGCGCATCGTGGAAGTGCGCGACAATGGCGAGAGCGATTCGCCCTCGACGCAGTTGTTCTCGGCGCTTTCCTCCGCCGTTTCGGATGTCTCGCCGTCGCGCGTCGGCGGCGCGATCTTCCTCAGCGACGGCCAGATTCACGATATCCCGAATGCCCTGCCCAATGCCGAACAGGCGCTCGGCTTCCGCGCTCCCGTTCACGGGCTGATCACCGGCAAGGCCGACGAATTCGACCGCCGTATCGAAATCGTCCGCGCCCCGCGCTTCGGCATCGTCAATGAGGAACAGCAGCTGACGCTGCGCGTCTTCGACGACGGCCGCCCCGCCGGCGGCGGTTCGGCGGAAGTGACGGTAAAGATGAACGGGCAGGAAATCGCCACGCTGCAGGCCACACCCGGCCAGCCGACGCCGTTCAATTTCAAGGTTCCGCGCGGCGGCAACAATGTCATGGAATTTTCCGTCGCCGAGCTTCCCGGCGAAGTGACGGCTGCCAATAACCGCGCCGTTCACCTGATCGAAGGCATCCGCCAGAATCTCCGCGTGCTGCTGGTCTCCGGCGAACCCCATGCGGGCGAACGGGCGTGGCGCAATCTCCTGAAATCCGACGCCTCGGTCGATCTGGTACATTTCACCATTCTGCGCCCGCCGGAAAAACAGGATGGCACGCCGATCAACGAACTCTCGCTGATCGCCTTCCCCACCCGCGAATTGTTCGTCGAAAAGATCGAGGATTTCGACCTCATCATCTTCGACCGTTACCAGCATCGCGGCGTGCTGCCGATCCTCTATTACGATTACATCGCCCAATATGTCGAAAAGGGCGGCGCGCTCTTGATCGCCGCCGGGCCGGAACATGCCGGTCAGGATTCGATCGCCATGACGCCGCTCGCCTCCGTTCTGCCGGCGCAGCCGACCGGTCAGGTGCATCAGGCCGCCTTTTATCCGCGCCTTTCGGAAGCGGGCAAGAAACACCCCGTCACCCGTGGATTGGATGGATCTGGCGTTGAGCCGCCGCAATGGGGCCGCTGGTTCCGCACCATCAGCGTCGACCCGCCGCAGGGCCAGACCGTGATGCTGGGCGACGGGCAGGACCCGCTTTTGGTGCTCAACCGTCAGGGCGAAGGCCGTGTCGCCATGCTGCTGTCCGATCAGGGCTGGCTGTGGGCGCGCGGTTTTGAAGGCGGCGGCCCGCATGTGGCGCTTTACCGCCGCATCGCCCACTGGCTGATGAAGGAACCCGAGCTTGAGGAAGAAGCGCTGACGGCGCGCGCCAATGGCCGCACCCTGCAAATCACCCGCCAGACCATCGGCGACGATCCCGGTCAGGCGAGCGTGCGTTTCCCTTCCGGCAAAACCGAAAACATGGCCTTCACCAGCACGGAGCCTGGTCTTTACAGGATCGAGCGTCGCATGGACGAAACCGGCCTGTTCGAAATCAAAAACGGCGATTTCACCACCCTCGTCCATGTCGGCGCGGTGGATGCGCCAGAATTCAAGGCGATGATTTCGACCACCGAAACGCTGAAACCGCTGGCCGATGCCACCAAAGGCAGCGTGCACCGTGTCGCCGACAATTCCGGCCGTATCGCGCTGCCAGATATATTGCCGGTGCGGGGAGATATCAGGGTTGCCGATGAGGATCGCATGCTGATACGCATGACCGACGAGACGGTGCTGAAAGGCGTCAACACCCTGCCGCTCTTTGCCGGTTTTGCCGGGCTTGCCGCCCTGCTGCTCGCCTTCTCCGCGCTGTGGTGGCGTGAGGGCCGGTAAGGGCGTTTCCAGCGAAGAGCTTAAGGCGCTTCACGTCTCGGATTGGAAACGAGGAAACGGCCGCCTCCCGGCGGCCCGGGAAGATCAACATGAATTTCATTTTGAGCGACGTCGCGGATGCAGAGGCCGAAAAGGCCATTCGCGATCCGCTGGTGGCCTATAATCTCGCCCGTTTCGGCGAAAGCGACAAACGCGAACTCAACATCACCATTCGCGGTGACGACAATACCGTCACCGGCGGTCTGGTGGGCTATACCGCTCGCGGCTGGCTTTACGTGCAGCTTCTTTTCGTGCCGGAGGCCATGCGCGGTC is drawn from Agrobacterium tumefaciens and contains these coding sequences:
- a CDS encoding DUF58 domain-containing protein, which encodes MASIGQIVDKTPGSEVLARARQRAALVPDCMVEAKRIANTVTAGWHGRRKRGIGENFWQFRPYAEGESLSRIDWRRSARDDHTYVRDREWEAAHTIWLWADMSPSMMFKSTLGSVSKESRALVLMLALAEILARSGERIGCPGIMEPVSARNAAERLAAAIMHAPLTTGMPETGMIRGASDIVLIGDFLDDAKAVMERISPLARRGLRGHVVEIADPAEETFPYSGRTEFTDPETGEKLVSGRAETIREDYTRAYLARREALSSSLRRLGWNFVFHRTDHLASEALVAMHMYLSGAPAQGGGHR
- a CDS encoding CoA pyrophosphatase; this encodes MTTTAFKTFTAADFRCRVLQEGEGVAEREHGDHVLNPGVVLSGNGIRLKDAAVLVPVIDDGNDARVIFTQRTATLRKHSGQISFPGGGIDAEDRTPEEAALRETEEEIGLSRSFVETVGRLPDYISGTGFRIKPVLSIVRPGFDLTLNPTEVDEVFEVPLSFLMDPANHGRGSRIFQGKERFFYEMPYGERYIWGITAGIVRTIYERFYS
- a CDS encoding DUF1285 domain-containing protein, with the translated sequence MAAETINSADDAAGLAAMISRAAEQTGVAKRGPAPVERWNPPFCGDLDMEIRADGTWFYLGTPIGRAPLVRLFSTVLRKDEDGKTYLVTPVEKVGIRVVDAPFVAVEMKLTAGEDDGEPLLTFRTNVGDVVEVGPEHPLRFEVFGENRELKPYLLVRGRLEALVSRAVMYDLVALGEVIEVEGVDMFAVRSGGVTFPVMPAKELERLSQ
- a CDS encoding MoxR family ATPase, giving the protein MGVMNTGETLDEKAIVAAAEKALSDIAAIRTEVSKVIFGQEKVVQNTLLAILSGGHALLVGVPGLAKTKLVTTLGTVLGLDANRIQFTPDLMPSDILGSEVMDQDENGRRSFRFIKGPIFGQLLMADEINRASPRTQSALLQAMQEYHITMAGQTYELPKPFHVLATQNPLEQEGTYPLPEAQLDRFLLQVDVGYPELAAERQILLDTTGTASGEARGVIDAGRLMEIQALIRQMPVSDKVVDAILSLVRSARPGHGNKLTDKHVVWGPGPRAGQSLMLTARARALYEGRLAPSLDDVHALAEPVLEHRMALTFAARAEGMSVRDVIAALVEQAKN
- a CDS encoding GNAT family N-acetyltransferase codes for the protein MNFILSDVADAEAEKAIRDPLVAYNLARFGESDKRELNITIRGDDNTVTGGLVGYTARGWLYVQLLFVPEAMRGQGTGPKLLAMAEEEARKRGCMGAYIDTMNPDALRTYERYGFTKIGSLAPLSTGQTITWLEKRFQAVDS
- a CDS encoding DUF4159 domain-containing protein encodes the protein MSALPFVFTSPYILFGLLALPAIWWLLRLTPPRPKAEVFPPLKILATVLKREETPSKSPWWLTLLRMALAAAVIFALADPVVNPRNNSIAGSGPLVLVVDNSWASAPDWERRVATAQALIGDAERADRPVSISFTADAEHDAVPGTTAVALEKLAAAKPKPLVPDRIRTAEAITEALNGAAPGTIAYIADGVQTAQDESAMRTLASLSPAEFRIVKGDGKAIAAITGATNNADAMSVTLSRLDTTEATRLTVNAQDSQGRILANGIAHFAPGAAETTATVEAPFELRNDFARLSLEGVSTAGAVHLLDDGFRRRRVALLAGETGNDFQPLLQPLYYISRALQPFADLIPQRQADLAQAIPEILQSNPSVIVMADIGRLPQETYEPMQRWLAGGGTLIRFAGPRLAAAPADDPLVPVTLRQGERALGGALSWAEPQPLADFPNFGAFAGMPKADGVLVKRQVLAEPTPDLAERTWASLADGTPLVTTRTVEAGRIVLFHVSAEASWSDLPISGHFVDMLRRIVQLSKAGGASANANAPAAALPPFRLLTAEGALSAEIGAARPLEMRAGQPPRTGFDNPPGLYGTEDGFVALNLLPAGATLRPLDTSAAGVSTTSEALIGETAKSLRPALFIAAFLMLIADSLIVLFMNGAFARLPKARSATAAAVLLALGAFAAMSPTDARADDPKPGDEQIFERLDTTHLAYVRTGEDDVDRISEQGLQGLSEFLTWRTTLEPGQPVGLDISKDELSFYPIIYWPVSATAPMPSSAAISRIDAYMRAGGTVLFDTRDQFSSLDTGATSPNGERLQAILANIDIPPLEPVPEDHVLTRSFYLLTNFPGRYNGSPLWVESRQGAAKTTSGLSSSGDGVTPIMITGNDLAGAWAVDPQGAPVLPTVPPDEMQREHAFRSGVNIMMYMLTGNYKADQVHVPALLERLGQ